The following coding sequences lie in one Pirellulales bacterium genomic window:
- the treZ gene encoding malto-oligosyltrehalose trehalohydrolase: protein MSRLPVDPPFFEQGALRQPDGGVAWHIWAPRHQKLELVLHTEGPPRAHLMKPAGNGFFTYRARGVREGQRYIYRLDGEGEFPDPASRWQPDGVHTPSAVFFPQDFRWTDSGWRGVPRGELVIYELHTGTFTREGTFEAIIPRLAELRELGVTAIEIMPVAQFPGSRNWGYDGVYPFAVQQSYGGPRALQRLVDAAHAAGLAVILDVVYNHLGPEGNYFSRFGHYFADYHHTPWGRALNYDRAFSDPVRHFVLDNVRMWIRDFHFDGLRLDAAQEIYDLGTRHLLSEIAAVAHEAGEKQGRTTHVIAETNQEDLRLVNPPALGGYGLDGVWSDDFHHSVHALLTGERDGYYQDYGQPEHLAKSFNDVFVLDGCYSHYRQRRHGMPAGDAPRDRFVICLQNHDQVGNRAESDRFGALLSMAEQRLAAALLLIAPGVPMLFMGEEYGEQRPFPFFCSFEDRGLVEAVRRGRAAEFAGHTFRWSKEPLDPQALSTFEAAKLTWSWPAGSEAAGLRALYRDLLSARRTWPALRDIAPTTARVVSGDGGDRRGADDGPPPLLIVRRGAQPALLAVANLSKSRQACPDVAGELADILGELPTAVLSTAQSCYAGERTSLDEVSVLEPFELVIWGPQSWRPR from the coding sequence ATGAGCCGTTTGCCGGTCGATCCACCCTTTTTCGAGCAGGGCGCGCTGCGTCAGCCCGATGGCGGCGTGGCATGGCACATCTGGGCGCCGCGCCATCAGAAGCTCGAACTGGTGCTGCATACCGAGGGGCCTCCCCGCGCGCACCTGATGAAGCCGGCGGGCAACGGCTTCTTCACGTACCGCGCCCGGGGAGTGCGCGAAGGGCAGCGATACATTTATCGACTCGACGGGGAGGGAGAGTTTCCAGATCCTGCCTCGCGCTGGCAGCCAGACGGCGTGCATACCCCCTCAGCCGTCTTCTTTCCGCAGGATTTTCGCTGGACCGACAGCGGCTGGCGTGGCGTGCCGCGAGGCGAATTGGTGATCTACGAGCTGCACACCGGCACGTTCACGCGCGAGGGGACGTTCGAGGCGATCATTCCGCGTTTGGCCGAGCTGCGCGAATTAGGGGTGACGGCGATCGAGATCATGCCCGTGGCGCAGTTCCCCGGCTCGCGCAACTGGGGCTACGACGGCGTCTATCCCTTTGCCGTGCAGCAAAGCTATGGTGGACCTCGCGCGCTCCAGCGTCTGGTCGATGCGGCGCATGCGGCGGGGCTGGCCGTGATTCTCGACGTGGTCTACAACCACCTGGGGCCCGAGGGAAACTACTTCTCGCGCTTCGGCCATTACTTTGCCGATTATCACCACACGCCGTGGGGTCGGGCGCTGAATTACGATCGCGCGTTCAGCGATCCCGTGCGCCACTTCGTACTCGACAACGTGCGGATGTGGATCCGCGATTTTCACTTCGATGGGCTGCGGCTCGATGCAGCGCAAGAGATTTACGATCTCGGCACGCGGCACCTGCTGAGCGAGATCGCGGCCGTGGCGCACGAAGCCGGTGAGAAACAAGGTCGCACGACACACGTCATTGCCGAAACGAATCAGGAAGACTTGCGCCTGGTGAACCCCCCCGCGCTCGGCGGTTACGGCCTCGATGGCGTGTGGAGCGACGATTTTCACCACAGCGTTCACGCGCTGCTCACGGGCGAGCGAGACGGCTACTACCAGGACTACGGACAGCCGGAGCACCTGGCCAAGTCGTTCAACGACGTCTTCGTGCTCGACGGCTGCTACAGTCATTATCGCCAGCGGCGGCATGGCATGCCTGCGGGGGACGCGCCGCGCGATCGCTTCGTGATCTGTCTGCAGAATCACGACCAGGTGGGCAATCGCGCGGAGAGCGATCGTTTCGGCGCGCTGCTCTCGATGGCCGAACAGCGTCTGGCCGCGGCGCTCTTGCTGATCGCGCCGGGGGTGCCGATGCTCTTCATGGGCGAGGAATATGGCGAGCAACGACCCTTTCCGTTCTTCTGCTCGTTCGAAGATCGCGGCCTGGTCGAGGCGGTGCGCCGGGGGCGCGCGGCGGAATTCGCCGGGCACACGTTCCGCTGGAGTAAGGAACCACTCGATCCGCAGGCGCTGTCCACGTTCGAAGCGGCCAAGCTCACCTGGAGCTGGCCAGCGGGGAGCGAGGCGGCCGGCCTGCGGGCGCTGTACCGCGACCTGTTGTCCGCGCGGCGTACGTGGCCGGCGTTGCGCGACATCGCCCCTACGACGGCACGCGTGGTGTCGGGTGACGGGGGTGATCGTCGCGGCGCCGATGACGGTCCGCCACCACTGCTCATCGTGCGCCGCGGGGCACAGCCAGCCTTGTTGGCGGTGGCCAATCTGAGCAAGTCGAGGCAGGCCTGTCCGGACGTCGCGGGCGAACTGGCAGACATTTTGGGCGAGCTGCCCACCGCCGTGCTCAGCACGGCACAATCTTGTTATGCAGGGGAGCGAACGTCGCTCGACGAAGTGAGCGTACTCGAACCGTTCGAGTTGGTGATATGGGGGCCCCAGTCATGGCGACCACGCTAG
- the malQ gene encoding 4-alpha-glucanotransferase, whose amino-acid sequence MAAPKHLAALKKLARAHGLQTSYEDVSGTRQNATPRAMLATLQGFGAPLETYEDVPEALRAFESAQNAAWVEPVAVVKMGAIDTVGLRLPESRATGRLEGELFLETGETFTFVNLVEDLHLAGHLEIAGERHVLLRCPLPGALELGYHKLILRLHGRQFEVLILAAPKQAYQGAAGANARQWGVFLPLYALHTSRSWGAGDLSDLHALSDWVADQGGHCVATLPILASFSDHDDGVSPYSPATRLFWEEMYLDVERAPELAASPEAASLVASPEFQQALAELRGAGWVDYRRQAGLKRQVLERMAAAFFAGHTERRAAFEKFVHRRPEVEDYARFRAACEKLGRPWLNWPSLARDGRLGDDCCERANEQYHLYVQFLADEELARLATDAERRGLIWYLDLPLGVNGDGYDVWRHRDVFARAAAGGAPPDAFFTRGQNWGFPPLHPERLRETHYAYWINVLRHHLQYTGLLRIDHVMGLHRLYWVPSGLDARDGVYVRYRDEELYAILKIESFRRRAWLVGENLGTVPRYVNRALKRDGIHGLYVLQFSLDPKGDDAIRPVPHGAVASINTHDLPMFAAFWRGLDIDDRLDLKLLSAEEAHVEHEERAEVRAALVKWLRGKQLLAADADDAGSVVAACLEWLVTSDARMLLVTIEDLWQELAPHNVPGTLHERRNWCRRAKYSLEQFAQLPEVIAAFQRIRAARRVPASSAT is encoded by the coding sequence ATGGCCGCTCCGAAGCATTTGGCCGCTCTGAAGAAGCTCGCTCGTGCTCATGGCTTGCAGACCTCGTACGAGGATGTGAGCGGCACGCGCCAAAACGCCACGCCGCGGGCGATGCTCGCCACGTTGCAGGGTTTTGGCGCGCCGCTCGAAACGTACGAGGACGTGCCCGAGGCGCTCCGCGCCTTCGAGTCCGCGCAGAACGCCGCGTGGGTCGAACCGGTGGCGGTAGTCAAGATGGGCGCGATCGACACGGTGGGGCTGCGGCTGCCCGAGTCGCGCGCCACGGGGCGGCTCGAAGGAGAGCTGTTCCTCGAGACGGGCGAGACGTTCACGTTTGTGAATCTGGTCGAGGACCTGCACCTGGCGGGGCATCTCGAGATCGCCGGAGAGCGTCACGTGCTGTTGCGCTGCCCGTTGCCGGGGGCCCTGGAATTGGGCTACCACAAGCTCATCCTGCGCTTACATGGCCGGCAGTTCGAGGTGTTGATCCTTGCCGCGCCGAAACAGGCCTATCAAGGCGCGGCGGGGGCCAACGCGCGGCAATGGGGCGTGTTCCTGCCCCTCTACGCGCTGCACACCTCGCGAAGTTGGGGCGCCGGCGATTTGAGCGATCTGCACGCGTTGTCCGACTGGGTGGCCGACCAGGGAGGACACTGTGTAGCGACGTTGCCGATTCTGGCGTCGTTTTCCGATCACGACGACGGCGTGAGCCCCTATTCCCCCGCCACGCGACTCTTTTGGGAAGAGATGTATCTCGATGTCGAGCGCGCCCCGGAGCTGGCCGCGTCGCCCGAGGCCGCGTCGCTCGTGGCTTCGCCCGAGTTTCAACAGGCGCTGGCCGAGTTGCGAGGGGCGGGTTGGGTCGACTATCGCCGCCAGGCGGGCTTGAAGCGTCAAGTGCTCGAGCGAATGGCCGCGGCGTTTTTCGCGGGGCACACGGAGCGTCGCGCGGCGTTCGAGAAGTTCGTCCACCGGCGTCCCGAGGTGGAAGATTATGCCCGCTTCCGCGCGGCGTGCGAGAAGCTGGGGCGCCCCTGGTTGAATTGGCCGTCGCTCGCGCGCGACGGCCGGCTCGGCGACGACTGCTGCGAGCGCGCCAACGAGCAGTATCACCTGTACGTGCAGTTTCTGGCCGATGAAGAGTTGGCCAGGCTGGCGACCGACGCCGAGCGGCGCGGCTTGATCTGGTATCTCGATCTGCCGTTGGGCGTGAATGGCGATGGCTACGACGTGTGGCGGCATCGCGATGTCTTTGCCCGCGCGGCGGCGGGGGGTGCGCCTCCCGATGCGTTCTTCACGCGCGGACAGAACTGGGGCTTTCCGCCGCTTCACCCCGAGCGCCTGCGCGAAACGCACTATGCCTACTGGATCAACGTATTGCGGCATCATCTGCAATACACGGGTTTGTTGCGGATCGATCACGTGATGGGGCTGCATCGCCTGTATTGGGTGCCCAGCGGTCTCGACGCGCGCGACGGCGTGTACGTGCGCTACCGCGACGAAGAGCTCTACGCGATTCTCAAGATCGAATCGTTCCGCCGCCGGGCGTGGCTGGTGGGCGAGAATCTCGGCACCGTGCCGCGCTACGTCAATCGCGCGCTGAAGCGCGACGGCATCCACGGCCTGTACGTGCTGCAGTTCTCGCTCGATCCGAAAGGGGACGACGCGATTCGTCCGGTGCCGCACGGCGCGGTGGCGAGCATCAACACGCACGATCTGCCGATGTTCGCCGCCTTCTGGCGGGGCCTCGATATCGACGACCGGCTGGATCTCAAGTTGCTCTCGGCCGAGGAGGCCCACGTCGAGCATGAGGAGCGTGCCGAGGTGCGCGCGGCCCTCGTGAAATGGCTGCGCGGCAAGCAACTGCTGGCCGCCGATGCCGACGACGCGGGGAGCGTGGTGGCGGCCTGTCTCGAATGGCTGGTGACGAGCGATGCCCGCATGTTGCTGGTGACGATCGAGGATCTCTGGCAGGAGCTGGCGCCGCACAACGTGCCGGGCACGTTGCACGAGCGCCGCAACTGGTGTCGCCGCGCCAAGTACAGCCTCGAGCAATTCGCGCAATTGCCCGAGGTTATCGCGGCATTTCAGCGGATCCGGGCTGCCCGTCGGGTGCCAGCTTCGAGCGCCACTTGA